The Solanum dulcamara chromosome 2, daSolDulc1.2, whole genome shotgun sequence region cTCTAAACCTTTTCAAATAGAAGAAATCACGAAAACGTTATTTAGCATTCTTACATTTTGTCTTTTGTACTTTCTTTCTTCAAATCTTTAATAAGATACATAATactttgtcaaaaataagaatcAATAGTCGAAAATGTTGAACAAGTGAATTACaaattctctttttttatttcttcttagATTTTTTAAGTATTACAACAAGCATGTTAAAGTGAGGGTATACCAAATTATCAACTTCTTGAATCAAATTCTATGCTTATAACTCTTATTTTTATCTAAAATTACTCAACTTATTGTTTATAGTATAAATTATgttaacaattaaaataatgaCTGCGTTAATGAAAAGATATTTTTCAACgttaaattgataaaatcttacctaaaatagaaaaaaaattaaagaaatcatttatgaaaaaatattaagtAATAATTTGCATCTAAAaagctagaaaaataaatacatataaagttTGTTGAAATTTTAGGCCTCtaattgaaattttgttttaGACCCCCAATTATGTTGAGCCGCCCCGGGTTTTCTGATTCATTAAACTGCATCTCCTCTTGTGGAGTTCTAAGAATCTCCCAatttttgggcttagccagcCCAAAAGTGACCTTTGATTAAAAAAAGAGTAACCTCACCAACTGTACCACACATGTTGGTCTTACTAAAAGAAGTTAGGTGTGATGTATTGATCGAGATTTCTTGCTTCTAAATGGAAACTTGGCTTATCTTTGTTTTCATTcataaaaagttagaaatctCTTTAGTCATTAGAAAGTGTGGTGAACGAGTTTTTGGAATACTTATTGGACATGAAAATATTGTCAATAATACAGAGAGGTGACAGTTTTGAAGTATGATTGTAGAGCTATCAGTCTACTTTTAGTAGTATGTGCAAAACAACACAAGTCCATATATTACTAATAACGGCTTTCTTCGCCCCAATTTATATAACATATATTGCAAAGGAAGAGAGGGAGTAATATACACTCTCACCAACATAAGTTGTGCTCTGAAGTCTAAATGAGCCCTACATGCgatttaaatttaattgaaGCTCTAATGCAGGTTCTGAATATCCGATGAAAAAATTAATGTACTTCATCctttttttaagtttattttgaTCTTCTAGAATTCATAAATGTGCTCCAAATCTTTGCCAACTTCGTTGTAAAACGAAAGAAAAGCAGACGAATTCTAACTGCGCTACTGAGTGAAGTGTATTGATTAATTGCTTTTAGACAGTGACAAGAAAAGAGATCATAGAAAAATTTGACTATGAAAGTGATGAAGAAAACAACAAGCACTATGGCCAACCAATTCCTCCACAATACTAAGCGTGAGTCAAAGTTGAATAAGTAGCTTTTTTGTTTTACCCTTCGTAGAAGCTTTcaccttttttgtttttttgtctcAAACTCACAATTTTTGGATAGGAAGTGAGGGTATTTACCATCTGAATAGCTCCCTCTTATCCCcttcatttcattttacttgGCGCCTATACCAAaagtatatatttcattttacTTGTTCAAATTatgaaatcaaaataattttattatgtttttccCTATTTTGTAGATAGTATTAAATAATtacataaagtaaaaatagaTGAGTTTTAAGATATCATTAATAAgtttaatttagtaaaatatatatttaattaaaactcTCTTTAAAGATTCATCAGGTCAATCTGGGTCaagaaatataaaacataaaaagtaCTTAATTATGTATGTTAAATAAAATCATTGGGTTGTACaggtcttatttttttaattccatTATTGACTtgcctttaattttatatatttgtttttataatGCATGTCATCGATCACGGTGAACTTTTAGACAGTTCTAAcgaataatatatatttaatatattttttaattacgtAAACACTCATTTATCTATATAGGTGTAAATGTAACAgttgaatgaaaaaaattaatatcttATTATTATGTAAATAGACACTTATTTGGGACCAAAATAAAAGGCCAAAAATACATTTATTATGAACAGAAGCAAGtaacttttgaaaaaaattatgaatactCTATATATGTTTCAGCTAATAAATTTACGTTTTTATAAAAACGATGAATCACATAAAAAGTAATTAAGAAACAAAATGTACTAACATAAAATAAACGACAAAAGCAATTGTATTTGGTAATTTGAATCttacatttttctcatttaataGTTAAGTAATTAGAATGTTGCAATTTTCAATTCATCAATAATGTCAATAGGGAATGAACCACGAGGTCAATTAAGTGTTTAACTAATTAAATAGAAGTAACACCTAATACAATTGCTTTTgtgttttcaaaaaataaattattagagaaGACGTAAACATAAAGCATTCAAAGTTCTGACTAACTAGTTAACCTTATTGtttatatagcaatattatttatatttttattagctGTTTTCATTCAATAACGAGGGCTGAGGgggaattttaaaaatacaactaAAGAAATCGACATAATTCCATGGGAAATTGAACGATCTGACGGAGTCAGGATTTTTATTAagagaacacaaaatataaaaaagtaaatatatataaagaattaacgaaattcaacttataatatatatacacaaaaaataattttatatatatataaacaatgtAATTTTCTGTCGAAAAAGGTTCAGATGAACCCCTTGGTCCTTCTTGACTTCGTCCCTATGCACGACTACTTGCACCTGCAAATAGGGGTGTTggtgttttgatgaaaaatcaatttaatttccgggtcattttgattttttaagtCCGTAAAAAAAGagtattttatcaaatatgtgAATAAAATTTGCTGACAAATTTAAAAGGCTATGGATATATTAACCTACAtttgaagaaataaaatgaCGATGCAGACTTTACATCATTATTTAATATGACGATATAGTTTATACTACTTGATTAAGAATATATTCTAAAATTTCCACTACAGTTGCCAAATTAAACAAATGAAAATGtgtatcttatttttttatggaAAACGATTTGATTTTATGAAGATTTTGCATCATTTTTATAATATGACGgaatattttatattgaatttAGAATATATTCCAAAACTGCCACTACATTTGTCAcgttaaacaaataaatatgcgTACATTCTGCtcactttttttgttttttttggaattcctattttgatttgatgaagattttgcatcattttttaatatgacgaaaatattttatacttgATTTAGAATATATTCCAATATGAATATGGACAAAATAGGGGTAAAAACTTACCTAAGCATTTGGTGTTTACACACTAAATCTATACTgataaacaataaatatatatatttgcatCGGCGATTTACATAAAATTAATAGATGAATAATATGTGTTTGAATTTATATCACTTAATTATGACTAACTAACGTATATGTTTACTttacaaaattatttaattataataaataacatTAATGTAATGTAACACCGGATGCAGATAAATATTCACCCTATCTCTATTGCATGCCCCAACAAGatctttaattatatataaaaaaaatgtttaacAAGCAAACAATATCAACTCGACTTGGGGTTGATAttcattaataatttttttaccaaacttttaaaattaatttatttttaaaaaatatattttctaaaaaattactttttgtgagaaatataggTTGTCTTATGCTTGATTGGCTAATTAACCATAAAGTATAAGACAATTTCAATATTAAAATGTTATTCAATTCGATTTGTGATCGTAAATTACTTTTCACTTttttatcaagaaaaaatattgcATATCATGTGACAAACAAATCTAGCTTTAGATTAAACGaatcaaaaaaatgataaattaaggATATCAAAATCATGGCGTTAAAATAAAAGTCCAAAAAGTTAAGTTTTACTTAATACAAATCTCAAAATGTTAAATCCACATGGCTTTTGAGAAGCTAGATAGCTACTCTATGTCTCTATCTGTCACAAAAATATTAGTTGTGTTTTTCATTTACatgtctttaaaaaaatattaattaaaaaaaaaagatgtttGATTGTTTTATCGTTATTTATGTtttgagatataattttttttattaaatatctaATCTATTAATATGTCATAATTGAGATATATTTATAGTCTTCAAGAGCTATTACTATTGTTTGAGGCACTTGAggcgagggtctttcggaaacagtcttTCTACCTTCTCGAGATAGTAGTAAGGTCTGAGTACACTTTActctctccagaccccactaCGTGAGATTCcactgaatatgttattgttattgtaagAGCTATTACTACTCTAGTACATCTCCGTTCATTTTTGGTTTAACATATCCTTTAAGaagtaattgataaaatgataaatatatatatatatatatatatatatatatatatattggataaGTAAAAAATGAACGAGGGGAATATTAAaggtaaaatgagaaaaaaataattaatttttcttgaaCTTCTAAAATGACAAGTATTTTGATATAAACATATTTTAGTTAGGacgataaataatttgaaacagATTGAGTATGAGGTTAATTAAATTGTGATTTATGAATTCCAAATTGACCATCAAGCataattagtaatttttttatgacaacGACTTCGTATAGACTGTATAGTATCCTAAATTCTTTTAATAAAACGACGgactaatataatatttttttatttctcctaAATTGACAAGTATATTATATAAAGATATGAAGGTAAAAGTACGGATGGAACctatttaaaagtaaaaaaaattatgataaatacTAAATTTGATTAGGTGAATGAATCtataaaagttaaaactaaacATCATATCTTTGATTAGTTGTATTACCTAATTAATAACTTCTTCAAGTTGTGAGGGTCGTTTGGTCGCTAGTTAGGAAAACAAATTATTCatcatatatttaaattattaacataATTAGTATAATGTTTGGTAATGTTTTAGACgctatatataaaatttggtaGTGTTTTAGaggttatatattaaatttagcACACCAAATATATATGGTGTTCAACAGTTATGCGTTTATAATTTCGTAAAATTAATATatgcataaattatgaaaaatcttcatattattttgtacatgataaaagaagaagtaaataatacatgaataactagACTCTATATCATTAATTCTCGCATTACTAATTTCTACATAATTTCAACTAGCAACCAAACAACCTGCTTAATTATCCACCTCACTCTCACAGCCATCTAAACGAGAAATGATTTCCTATATCTTATATAAAAAATTGTGTTTTATTGATTGATTATCTAtgtaatattttttgtaaaaaaaatgaatctaGTGAAAATgatcatttaatattttattttatacataatatattttttataaacataatatttgaatataattattatataggAGTAATTTTGTAAATATTGTATTgctatataaaaattattattattataaagaaataaaatataacatgagaaattgattataaagaaaattatatcatcatatctttgaacataaatggaaaaaaaagcATTAGTTCATGTACTTTGAGAAATACACTTCAAtttacctatatatatatatatatatatatatattcatgtctCCCTACTTAAAAAACTAAGGGTTATGAAAAAATGTTGACAGAAAAAATCTATCTCTAACTTTTTTTATAAGATACCATATGATATTTTTGTTAGTTAAATGAGCTTTTTCACATAACCAAATTGTATACTACGTATTGAAAGAAAATTCATGTCATCTTCTTTCACAATTACGTTAATTGAAGTTTAGTATAAACTAAATTATCAATATATACTTAGTTTCTTACAAGCTATGTGCATAGGTGTTTAATTGTTGCACTAAATCCTATTAACGTATCATGATCAAGAGATTTAATAAAGcgagaatatatatattaattataattaattgaaatattatttataaacaCATATTATgcatttattaatttgatacaaacatcaatattaataaatttttatcACGTTTAAGATGAGTAATTACTAAAATCCCTTAATCTATCAAAGGATTCGGATATTTTGAACAAATATTAGTTTGAACCATTGGCAATGCacataatataaaaattcaagTCATTGGTGTGTGTTTGGACATAAAATTGtgaaatttgaaaggaaaaaaagtatTTATATGATAATTGAAAATGAAAGATGTGTTCGAATATGAATAcagattaaaattatttttgaatttttgtgaataatttaaaatgaaaattatgaaaataactttttggagtttttcaaattataacaattttatgtccaaacagtttttaatatttatttttttgaataaagtaaaaattatcCATGACCAAACGAACGAAACAGGAAAATAAAACACTTACGTCTAAGTAATACTattattaatttgttttaattatttggTAATGTTTGGCAGGGTATACTTTTTATAGTAAAAACTTGCTTTTGAAATTTCtaagttattaaaaaaaaagtatattatCTTCAAAAATATTGCTTTAGAAAATTGTTCCAAGAAGTTTCTCCCAAAATTTTAagtcacaaaaaataaaaagattttcctcaaaaatatttctctacaaagattcttcaatagtcAATACCAACTCAAATTTGGTAGAACCATCAATTGAGTATCTGAATTTTCATAGTATTGGTGAGTATTCGATTctgtattttataatttttgtctttatttcttcttttttaaaaaataaaataaaatataaatttaaaataaaataagaattcaattttaatcagaatttttgaatttgagttaaattataataatagatattttaaattattgtttGTCTTCGTTTGTTCCTCCACTTCAAGTCTCTTTTTCCACTCCCTAGGAAACTGTTCGCAGCACActttgagaaaaagaaaaatgaacatTTCCAATGTATTAAGTATTgtataaacataatttatacatATCTTTGATGTAtaattatatatcatatatcgatacactaaatatatacataattattttgttGATCAACTCGTATAACTTTTTATGCGGATCATCAACTcacttatttattaatataatttatcttAATTCGCCTAAATTCAATCCAACTCGCTTATTCACCGCGTATAGTTAAACATGTTTTCCTATTCAAAATGACAATATTGTCCTTTTTGTCTATgcactatatatacatattatgtgGATCAAAGTTCAAACCCAAGAAAACACATTGAAAAAAAGTTTAATCCAAAATCTTCCgtagaaagagaagaaaaaatgtgCTGCAACTCCCATGGCGTAATCCCTACAAGCGACCTTCGCTTTCCCCTTTTCCCTACCTACCCACGCACAATTTCCCCAAATTCTCGTCTATTTTGCCCTAATTATACTTCGAATCATCAAGTTTTGAAGACAAAATTTGAGTCATTCAAAGCTAAATCAAACCTAAACGATGTCGTTTCATATACTGATACAGATAAGAGCTTTTACGATCTTCTGGGTATACCGGAAACTGGGTCGTTGTTGGAAATCAAGCAAGCGTACAAGCAATTAGCAAGGAAGTACCATCCGGATGTTTCGCCACCGGATCGGGTTGAGGAGTATACACAGAGGTTTATTCGGGTTCAGGAAGCTTATGAAACGTTATCGGATCCTGGAATGAGAGCTATGTATGATAGAGATATGGCTAAAGGAATTAACTTTGCTTTTTCTTCTCGTAGGCGTTATCAAACTGATGAGGTATGtttgttcttttttctcttGAAAGTTTGTTCAATTTGTGAATTATTGAATGCATGAAAAAATGCTCAATTTGAGGGCAATTTTGCTTTTTCTATTAAATTTGTTCCTCCTACTCTCCTTTTTAgttagtttaaaataataataatgtttcttctttaattctaactttctaGCTTATATGATTACCATCACATGATTAAATGCTATTTTAGTATATTCTGAATATCTTTAGTTTAACAGCTTTTTAGTTTCTTGAACTCCGTGCAGATTGAGTCTAAGTCAAAATCAGATAAACATATTAAAATTGACGGAGTATGTGCTACTGTGTGCAATTGTAGGGAGTTTAATAGTTATCTTAAAAAGTCACGTTCTTTGTTGTAAAACATttgaaataaagaagaagaaagtgatTTTTTGAAATACTAATTATTACTAGTTGAGTGACtatataagaaataaacttcAATTCTGGGGGTTTCATTTATAATTTGGTCTGGTTAGGCATGATTGGGGTATTATATGCTTAAATACAAATGCTAATAGGTGAAAATGATTTAAGGGTTATTGCACATAAAGAAAGGTCAATGAAAAAAAGTAGGCATAGTAGAGTATGCAAATCTGAAGATCTATCCAGTGAGGACTTgcatattgtttttattttatttgttctagTTTAGCTTCTCTTTATACCGGTGGTGTCCGAGCAGCTTGTATGCACCTCGACTAATCAACGGAGTGTGTGCtgcactctctctctctccactGAGGCTAAGGCAGATGGGACTAATAGTGTGAACTCTACTGGGATTCTGCTGGAGAGATCACCTAGTGGTGTCGCCTATACTAGGATTCATACGCAAGGTTATGACACTTATCCACATCATAAAGGCTTATATGCTGAGGATAAGAATTTGCCTACATGTTTCAAGAAAGTAGAATCTAAGTATATTTGGCTAACTGTTGAgttcaaaaaagaaataatgtaAAGATTAGTGGAATATTTTGGAAAGTAGTCTGAAACAATTGTCTTTAAATTGTTGGTATCTAGATGCCTGAGGCATGGGAAGTCTTAAAATGATCGTTCTCGGGGTCAACTCAAGTAGGTTTGCCATTTGGTCGGATGAGTGCACAATATAACCAACAAAAGAACTTTGTTGAGGCGTCCACTTTAGCATTAGGCAGAAACTAGTCAACTACATGCATCTACTGGGATCGATAGAACTGCTGGAAATTAGGAACAGATGGTTTAGTTATTGATCTTTCTCATATATAGTATGGTGTTCGATGGTGGTGTTTCCTTGCACTGTTGATACTTGTAATCTTTGGCGTTTCCACTGTCTTGTCCATTTGATGGACTAAATGAATGTTATCATGATAGATCTCATTGATAGTGTATGAGACAGTCTACTGTTTCATGGAATAACTCAATTAGTGGAATCTTAAAGGAAAATTGTCTTTCGTCTGAGTATGAGATACTTCAATTTTCTAATTCTTGGGACAGGAGGAGTGAATGGAACTTCTGTTTTCTATTAATCTATCGAATAATAGAACTAACTTTTTTCATGTAAATGATGATAACTGTTCTATAATTACTTCAATAACTAGATTCTCTTATAGTACAGAACGCGGCCTTTCAGTCTGTGCCCTTTTTTTTTACTCCTTTTCTGAAATACAAAGCTACTTCGCGTGTAATCTTGGTTGGTTCCAAGAGACTTTAATATGCGATGTTCTTTAGCTTAGATTCCAATGTTTAAATGATCACAAGTTGTTTGACCTTCTGCCTCATTTATCTCATCAAAACTTGTTACTCATATGTGCATACATAAGATTTTTCTCAGACAACCACTCTGTTTCTTTGACATTCATGTAATTGATTTTTCTTTGCTTGTATGCTCTATGACATGTCTTTTTGTTTCTGAATTCTTGCTATCCTCTTTGTTAATTCGGGTTTTTTCTTATGCTTTAGTCAATGGAGGAGAAAGGTGAGTGGAAAAATCGTTGGCAGTCTCAGCTATCAGAGCTCAAGAGAAGAAGCATGCACAAAGAATCCGGTAACAGTATGTCTTGGGGAGCACGGATGCGCAAGCAAAGGAACGATCCATCATCTTAATCGATAATAACTAAtacatcttattttattttggatatacaGGAATATTTTTTCGTCTCGTTTTCTTTTAGTTGTTCACTAGTACTAACCATATATGAATCACCTTATACGCAGTGTATATTGTACATAGAGTATATAAATCAAGAATCTCATTTTCAGTAATACACTCCAGTTTCTGGTACCATGTTGCTTTCAGAAAAGACACTGTTTGATAGTATATTTAAGCAAGTTGGTGGCTTTCATTGTTGTTGAATATATGCTAAGTTGCGTGTAACTTCACTTTCGATGCTGCATccgtgtcggattctccaaaaatacactCCTTGTAGAGAATTCGACATGCACTCCTTGACATTTTTGAGGAGTTCGAGCAACATAGTATATATGTCTATATCATTTGCcagaaaagaaaatgaaattttcTTCTGATTGTGGTCAAAATTGAGTGAAATCACATGATGTTGTGAAAGGTCCTGATGCCTTTTTTTTCGTTTTGCATCCTCCATGCTGCTGTCTTTCTCCCACAGCACCCCCACCCCCcacaacaaccaaaaaaaaaaaggatatacACTTCTTGTACACAATGTATAAACTTGTATGATAGTGTATAAAAGGTGTTTATACACACTTTTACATTGTTATACACTGtgtataattataaaatatatgcaTGTATACATTGCAcaaagtaatgtgataaaaTAATCTCGAAATTAGctaatatctcaaatcaaaCGTGAGATAAAGTTAaactaaattttatttcaaaattattatccagttttttcttcaaatagtACTGATATGGACAACAcatcaagagaaaaaaaaatttaactcttctttttcttttttctattttatcaaGTTTTTGACACCAAAAAGAcaaaaaaggaaaggccttTGGATTGAGGAGCCTttgccaaaaaaaaattgagccaTATTAATTTAGAACACTGCTTGAGCAAAAGGTAACAATAGCACTTCTCCATTTAAGGGCATGGCTTACTGATTCATGAAATCGAGAATCGTGAGATTTTTTGTTCAGATTCTAGTGTTGGCAAAAATCTCAAATGACTTTTTCTCATTTGTCCACGTATTTGTGTACAGAATTATCTGATACGTATACTGGCGGAAGATAGCAAAAATTCCCCACAAAAAAAAGTTACCAATAGAAGATGTCAATTCTTGGTcattttcattatcatcttgtaTGACTCAGTCTAGTGTTTAGCTGATAGACATGGCATTTTTTCC contains the following coding sequences:
- the LOC129880961 gene encoding chaperone protein dnaJ 20, chloroplastic-like, producing MCCNSHGVIPTSDLRFPLFPTYPRTISPNSRLFCPNYTSNHQVLKTKFESFKAKSNLNDVVSYTDTDKSFYDLLGIPETGSLLEIKQAYKQLARKYHPDVSPPDRVEEYTQRFIRVQEAYETLSDPGMRAMYDRDMAKGINFAFSSRRRYQTDESMEEKGEWKNRWQSQLSELKRRSMHKESGNSMSWGARMRKQRNDPSS